Proteins from a single region of Chlamydia buteonis:
- the ruvC gene encoding crossover junction endodeoxyribonuclease RuvC, giving the protein MTQLIMGIDPGTLVSGYAIILVEQRYKIRAHSYGSIRLSSKDSLTQRYKQLFQTLSGVLDNVTPDAVVLETQYVHKNPQSAIKLGMGRGVLVLAAALRDIPVFEYTPNVAKRAVVGKGNASKQQVQLMVSKILNIPDVLDSNCEDIADAFALAICHAHTSAYTCLGVR; this is encoded by the coding sequence ATGACGCAATTGATTATGGGGATAGATCCTGGAACTTTAGTTTCTGGGTATGCAATTATCCTTGTTGAGCAGCGTTACAAGATCCGAGCCCATAGTTATGGGTCTATTCGGTTATCTTCCAAAGATTCGTTAACACAACGTTATAAGCAGCTTTTTCAAACATTATCAGGAGTATTAGATAATGTCACTCCCGATGCTGTTGTGCTGGAAACCCAATATGTTCATAAGAATCCTCAAAGTGCTATAAAGTTAGGCATGGGACGAGGAGTACTTGTTTTAGCTGCTGCTTTACGAGATATTCCCGTTTTTGAATATACTCCCAATGTGGCTAAGAGAGCTGTTGTAGGTAAGGGAAATGCAAGTAAACAGCAAGTGCAACTTATGGTTAGCAAGATTTTAAATATTCCTGATGTTTTAGATTCGAATTGTGAGGATATTGCAGATGCATTTGCATTAGCGATATGCCACGCGCATACTTCTGCGTATACTTGTTTGGGAGTTCGATGA
- the ruvA gene encoding Holliday junction branch migration protein RuvA yields MYDYIRGVLTYISSGTMVIESQGLGFSIFAPDRWLIELSSQLHRELIVYTYTVVRETEHVLYGFNTRGERECFRMLISFSGVGPKTGLAILNTFSLSKLCSIARAEDIKAIASVPGIGKKTAEKLMVDLKQKLADLLPLDSQIIASWEPAKSSCMEEGIQALAALGYPKSSAERMIAEAMSELPDHASIAEILPIALKKNLQGLNKS; encoded by the coding sequence ATGTACGACTATATTCGTGGTGTGCTTACTTATATCAGTTCAGGAACTATGGTGATTGAAAGTCAGGGATTAGGATTTAGTATTTTTGCTCCTGATAGATGGCTTATCGAACTGTCAAGTCAACTACACCGAGAGCTTATAGTTTATACTTATACTGTTGTTCGTGAAACTGAGCATGTTCTTTATGGATTTAATACTCGTGGAGAACGCGAGTGTTTTCGTATGTTAATTTCATTTTCAGGAGTGGGACCTAAGACAGGTTTGGCGATTTTAAATACATTTTCTCTTAGTAAATTGTGTTCTATAGCTCGTGCTGAGGATATAAAAGCTATAGCTTCTGTTCCGGGTATAGGTAAGAAAACAGCGGAGAAACTTATGGTAGATTTGAAGCAAAAGCTTGCAGACTTACTCCCTTTAGATTCACAAATAATTGCTTCTTGGGAACCAGCAAAATCTTCTTGTATGGAAGAGGGAATACAAGCTTTAGCAGCATTAGGCTATCCAAAATCCTCGGCAGAGAGAATGATCGCCGAAGCTATGAGCGAGCTCCCGGATCATGCGTCAATAGCAGAAATTCTTCCTATTGCTTTAAAAAAGAATTTACAGGGGTTGAACAAGAGCTAG
- the ndk gene encoding nucleoside-diphosphate kinase, which translates to MEQTLSIIKPDSVGKAHIGEIIAVFEKSGFRIAAMKMLHLSVKEAEGFYAVHKSRPFFQELVDFMISGPVVVMVLEGNNAVARNREIMGTTNPQEAAPGTIRAQFGESIGINAVHGSDSLENASIEINYFFSKVEIVNSAA; encoded by the coding sequence ATGGAACAAACGCTATCAATTATCAAACCTGATTCTGTTGGTAAGGCTCATATTGGTGAGATTATTGCTGTCTTTGAAAAATCAGGATTTCGCATAGCTGCTATGAAAATGTTGCATTTATCGGTGAAAGAGGCAGAAGGCTTTTACGCTGTTCATAAATCGCGCCCGTTTTTCCAAGAGTTAGTAGATTTTATGATTTCTGGTCCTGTAGTGGTGATGGTTCTTGAAGGTAATAATGCTGTAGCTCGTAATAGAGAAATTATGGGGACCACAAATCCTCAAGAAGCTGCTCCAGGAACTATTCGTGCTCAGTTTGGTGAGTCTATAGGAATTAATGCAGTCCATGGTTCTGATAGTTTGGAAAACGCTTCTATAGAAATTAACTATTTCTTCAGCAAAGTCGAAATAGTGAATTCTGCTGCGTAA
- a CDS encoding lipoate--protein ligase family protein has translation MLTNKCIFLNLSGKTIFEQLQIEEALLRNYKENVCIINFNTPEAVVLGISRQPSEDLYISELRSDNIPIIKRYSGGGTVFIDNNSLFVTWIMNSSQHMVHSQDLMQWSYGIYAPIFPKTFALHENDYTLGEKKIAGNAQYIQKSRWVHHTTFLWDMDINKLSRYLPIPQKQPSYRKQRLHQDFLTTIRPWFPTKESFFNQLKASASSSFVWGTLSENELKEILEKPHRKSTILL, from the coding sequence ATGCTCACCAATAAGTGTATTTTCTTAAATCTATCCGGGAAGACTATCTTTGAGCAACTGCAAATAGAAGAAGCCCTTCTTCGTAACTACAAAGAAAACGTTTGTATTATTAATTTTAATACGCCGGAAGCTGTAGTTCTCGGCATTTCCAGGCAACCTAGTGAAGACCTTTATATCTCCGAATTACGATCTGATAATATACCTATAATTAAGCGCTACAGCGGTGGTGGCACAGTATTTATCGATAACAACAGTTTATTCGTAACCTGGATTATGAATTCCTCCCAACATATGGTGCATTCTCAAGATCTAATGCAATGGTCTTACGGTATCTATGCTCCTATCTTCCCAAAGACATTTGCCCTACATGAAAATGATTATACCTTGGGAGAGAAAAAAATTGCGGGTAATGCTCAATATATCCAGAAATCTCGTTGGGTGCACCATACGACATTTCTCTGGGATATGGATATAAATAAACTCTCACGTTATTTACCAATACCCCAAAAGCAACCATCATACAGAAAACAACGTCTACACCAAGATTTTCTGACAACTATTCGTCCGTGGTTCCCTACTAAAGAAAGTTTTTTCAACCAACTAAAAGCCTCCGCAAGTAGTAGTTTTGTCTGGGGAACTCTTTCAGAAAATGAACTGAAAGAAATCTTAGAAAAACCACACAGGAAATCCACAATCTTACTGTAA
- the mnmG gene encoding tRNA uridine-5-carboxymethylaminomethyl(34) synthesis enzyme MnmG — MWTHPINYDVIVVGAGHAGCEAAFCSAKMGASVLILSSNLDTIAKLSCNPAVGGIGKGHIVREIDALGGIMAEVTDQSGIQFRILNQTKGPAVRAPRAQVDKQMYHIHMKRLLERSPGLHIMQGTVESLLDNENVIQGVTTKEGIAYLGKTVILSSGTFMRGLIHIGDLNFPGGRLGDPAATGLSLALKERGFPISRLKTGTPPRLLASSIDFSVTEEQPGDPGVGFVHRNEPFVPPLPQVSCYITHTTEKTKDIIAANIHRSALYGGRIEGIGPRYCPSIEDKIVKFADKERHHIFIEPEGIHTQEVYVNGLSTSMPFDVQYDMIRSVLGLENAIITRPAYAIEYDYVHGNVIYPTLESKLVEGLFLCGQINGTTGYEEAAAQGLIAGINAVNKVLKKPAFIPSRQESYIGVMLDDLTTQILDEPYRMFTGRAEHRLLLRQDNACLRLSHYGRDLGLLSKERYEIFENQKQIIEEEKLRLSKTFKKYGNSVVSLAKALCRPEVSYDTLKEAFPEDIRDYGSTLNASLEMEIKYAGYIDRQKALIHSLSKSENMIIPEDIDYQSISSLSLEAREKLAKFTPRTIGSASRISGIACADIQVLMVAVKKHAHQ; from the coding sequence ATGTGGACTCATCCAATTAATTACGATGTCATTGTAGTTGGAGCTGGGCACGCAGGTTGCGAGGCTGCATTTTGTTCTGCAAAAATGGGGGCCTCCGTACTAATTCTATCTTCAAACTTAGATACTATTGCTAAGTTAAGTTGTAACCCTGCTGTTGGTGGTATCGGAAAGGGGCATATTGTGCGAGAAATCGATGCTCTGGGCGGTATCATGGCAGAGGTTACTGATCAGTCTGGGATACAATTTCGTATCTTGAATCAGACAAAGGGTCCGGCCGTCCGTGCGCCAAGAGCTCAAGTTGATAAGCAAATGTATCATATTCATATGAAACGCTTATTAGAGAGATCTCCTGGCCTACATATCATGCAAGGTACAGTTGAGTCTTTGCTGGACAATGAGAATGTTATTCAAGGCGTCACAACAAAAGAGGGTATTGCTTACTTAGGGAAAACAGTTATTCTGTCTTCCGGGACGTTTATGCGTGGTTTAATTCATATTGGGGATCTTAATTTCCCTGGAGGGCGTCTTGGAGATCCTGCAGCAACAGGATTATCACTAGCATTAAAAGAACGTGGTTTCCCAATCAGTAGATTAAAAACAGGCACGCCTCCACGTTTGCTTGCTTCCTCTATAGATTTTTCTGTAACCGAAGAACAACCCGGTGATCCAGGCGTAGGTTTTGTGCACAGAAATGAGCCATTTGTCCCCCCCTTACCTCAAGTATCGTGTTACATTACCCACACTACAGAAAAAACTAAGGATATTATTGCGGCCAACATTCACCGTTCAGCTCTTTATGGAGGACGCATTGAAGGCATAGGCCCACGATACTGTCCATCTATTGAGGATAAAATTGTAAAATTTGCGGATAAAGAACGTCATCATATCTTCATAGAACCTGAAGGAATTCATACTCAGGAAGTCTACGTAAACGGTCTGTCTACGTCTATGCCTTTTGATGTACAATACGACATGATCCGTTCAGTCCTTGGGTTAGAAAATGCTATCATCACTCGTCCTGCTTATGCTATTGAATATGATTATGTTCATGGAAATGTTATTTACCCTACCTTAGAAAGTAAGCTAGTAGAAGGCTTATTTTTATGTGGACAGATCAATGGAACAACGGGATACGAAGAGGCTGCAGCTCAAGGATTGATCGCTGGTATTAACGCGGTAAACAAAGTACTCAAAAAACCTGCTTTTATTCCTTCGCGGCAAGAATCTTATATTGGAGTTATGTTAGATGATCTGACAACTCAGATATTGGACGAGCCTTACCGTATGTTCACAGGGAGAGCAGAGCACCGTCTTCTTCTAAGACAAGATAACGCCTGCTTACGTTTGTCTCACTACGGTCGTGATTTAGGATTATTAAGTAAAGAGCGTTACGAGATTTTTGAAAATCAAAAACAAATTATAGAAGAAGAAAAACTACGTTTAAGCAAGACATTTAAAAAGTATGGGAATTCTGTCGTTTCCTTAGCAAAGGCTCTGTGTCGTCCAGAAGTATCCTACGACACGCTTAAAGAAGCATTCCCTGAAGACATTCGGGACTACGGTTCTACGCTTAACGCTTCATTAGAAATGGAAATTAAGTACGCAGGATACATAGATCGCCAGAAAGCTTTAATTCATAGTCTATCAAAATCAGAGAATATGATTATTCCTGAAGATATAGACTACCAAAGTATTTCTTCTTTAAGTTTAGAAGCGAGAGAAAAGCTAGCAAAATTTACCCCAAGAACTATAGGGTCTGCATCAAGAATATCAGGAATCGCCTGTGCTGATATTCAAGTGTTGATGGTTGCTGTAAAAAAACATGCTCACCAATAA
- a CDS encoding AURKAIP1/COX24 domain-containing protein, translating to MSSVKKKRRLKIAKHKRNKRRRRDRHKNK from the coding sequence ATGTCATCTGTTAAGAAAAAACGAAGACTTAAAATCGCTAAACATAAGCGTAACAAAAGACGCCGAAGAGACCGTCATAAAAATAAATAA
- the dnaB gene encoding replicative DNA helicase yields the protein MSTQIEKTPPPTLPSPPNSKESEMIVLGCMLTGVNYLNLAANQLNEDDFYYLEHKIIFRVLQDAFKHDKPIDVHLAGEELKRKNQLSVIGGPGYLITLADFAGTAAYIEEYIQIILSKSILRKMIQTAKEIEKKAIEEPKDVAVALDEAQNALFKISQTTSLSQYVLVADKLQGLTSSQDKPFLIQLQEKQEFFQQYAQSGDALPISGIPTHFIDLDKMINGFSPSNLMILAARPAMGKTALALNIAENMCFQNQLPIGIFSLEMTVDQLIHRIICSRSEVESRKINVGDLSGQDFQRIVSVVNEMQQHTLLIDDQPGLKVTDLRARARRMKESYDIQFLIIDYLQLLSGSGTLRSVESRQTEISEISRMLKTLARELNIPILCLSQLSRKVEDRTNHRPMMSDLRESGSIEQDSDLVMFLLRREYYDPNDKPGTAELIVAKNRHGSIGSVPLVFEKELARFRNYAAFEFNG from the coding sequence ATGTCAACTCAAATAGAAAAGACTCCTCCCCCTACCCTACCTAGCCCACCTAATTCTAAAGAATCAGAAATGATTGTTCTAGGTTGCATGTTAACAGGAGTTAACTATCTTAACTTAGCAGCTAACCAGCTTAATGAAGACGATTTTTACTATCTTGAACATAAAATCATTTTTCGAGTTCTTCAGGATGCCTTCAAACATGATAAACCCATAGATGTGCATCTGGCTGGAGAAGAACTTAAAAGAAAAAATCAACTCTCGGTAATCGGAGGTCCTGGCTACCTAATCACTTTAGCAGATTTTGCAGGAACAGCAGCCTATATTGAAGAATATATCCAGATCATTCTTTCTAAATCGATCTTAAGAAAAATGATCCAAACTGCTAAGGAAATAGAGAAAAAAGCTATAGAAGAACCAAAAGACGTTGCTGTTGCTTTAGATGAGGCTCAAAATGCTTTATTTAAAATCAGTCAAACAACCTCTCTCTCACAATACGTTCTCGTTGCTGACAAACTGCAAGGCTTGACCTCTTCTCAAGACAAACCTTTCCTTATACAGCTACAAGAGAAGCAAGAGTTTTTTCAACAATACGCTCAAAGCGGCGATGCCTTACCTATCTCTGGTATTCCCACGCATTTCATCGATCTCGACAAAATGATTAATGGTTTTTCCCCATCGAATTTAATGATTCTTGCAGCCCGACCTGCTATGGGGAAAACTGCTCTTGCTTTAAATATCGCAGAAAATATGTGTTTTCAAAATCAACTTCCCATAGGAATTTTTTCTCTAGAGATGACTGTAGATCAGCTAATTCACAGAATCATATGCTCTCGGTCTGAAGTAGAATCTAGAAAAATCAATGTTGGCGACTTATCTGGACAAGATTTTCAACGTATTGTTTCTGTTGTAAACGAAATGCAACAACACACCTTGCTTATAGATGATCAACCCGGATTAAAAGTGACTGATCTTCGCGCCCGAGCTAGAAGAATGAAAGAAAGTTATGATATTCAATTTTTGATTATTGACTACCTACAGCTTCTTTCCGGATCAGGGACCTTACGTTCTGTAGAAAGTCGTCAAACTGAGATCTCTGAGATTTCAAGAATGCTAAAGACTTTGGCAAGAGAGTTAAATATTCCTATTCTCTGTTTATCACAGCTATCTAGAAAAGTAGAAGACAGAACTAACCACAGACCTATGATGAGTGACCTCAGGGAAAGTGGAAGTATCGAACAAGATTCCGACTTAGTTATGTTCTTATTGCGTAGAGAATACTATGATCCAAATGATAAACCTGGAACAGCTGAACTGATAGTGGCTAAAAATCGTCATGGTTCCATAGGTTCTGTGCCTTTAGTTTTCGAAAAAGAACTTGCAAGATTTAGAAACTACGCCGCTTTTGAATTCAATGGTTAA
- a CDS encoding CDP-alcohol phosphatidyltransferase family protein: MRQFCNLLSLSRVWLALFFYQEKIHLRLLVILGAMASDVLDGYLARRYKATSRFGSMLDPITDKFFVFVCVAILYWERSLSPEHLLLIFARDIFLVLFAIYLCIVRGWKGYDYRALFFGKIFTVVQFIILLGVTAGVQIPVIGLAPLIVLGFLYFLERVIDYRKQCFH, from the coding sequence ATGAGACAATTTTGTAACTTACTTTCTCTATCACGTGTGTGGCTAGCCCTATTCTTTTACCAAGAAAAGATTCATCTACGTCTATTAGTAATTTTGGGAGCCATGGCCAGCGATGTGTTAGACGGCTATCTTGCTCGTCGCTACAAAGCTACTAGTCGCTTCGGTTCTATGTTGGACCCTATCACTGATAAATTCTTTGTGTTTGTCTGTGTAGCCATTCTTTATTGGGAAAGATCCCTTTCTCCTGAGCACCTCCTCCTTATTTTTGCTAGAGATATATTTCTTGTCTTATTTGCAATTTACCTTTGTATTGTTAGAGGATGGAAGGGATATGATTACCGAGCCCTCTTTTTTGGAAAGATCTTCACAGTAGTTCAATTTATCATTTTACTTGGGGTCACTGCAGGTGTGCAGATTCCTGTAATCGGGCTAGCACCGCTGATTGTCCTTGGGTTTCTGTACTTTCTAGAGAGAGTAATAGATTACAGAAAACAGTGTTTTCACTAG
- the npt2 gene encoding NTP/H+ exchange transporter Npt2, whose amino-acid sequence MQSSEMKPFSRLRAYFCPIYRSEFPKFIPLFWLAFFVGFNYCLLKSMKDTLVVVGSDAGAEVIPFLKVWGIVPGAVIVTMVYGWLSNRCPRDTVFYSFIGTFLGFFFLFAVVIYPMGDAIHLHSVADKLQELLPQGLRGFIVMIRYWSYSLYYVMSELWSSVILSTLFWGLANEVTSIKEAGRFYALINTGLNLSSVFAGEISYWMGRHTFFVCPFVKDKWHEVMLNLTILIVLAGLSMIWLYRKVHLLTKHTYNFSAHSSSGPVTEELPQVEESVASAKAKKKTKAKAKNLFLYLIRSRYLLGLAIIVLSYNLVIHLFEVVWKDQVSQIYSSHVEFNSYMSRITTLIGIVSVLAAIFLTGQSIRKWGWTVGALTTPIVMLVTGVLFFGAIFAVKQDVLIFGGLFNTAPLVIAAWIGGMQNVFSRAAKFTFFDQTKEMAFVPLPNDQKNFGKAAIDGVVSRIGKSGGSLIYQGLLIIFSSVAASLNVIAVVLLLIMVVWIAVVAFIGREYNIKEADAVAASLEADSIVSDVAISKTTGANSNQEEVATL is encoded by the coding sequence ATGCAGTCATCAGAGATGAAACCCTTTTCAAGACTGCGGGCGTACTTCTGCCCCATATATCGATCAGAATTTCCAAAATTTATTCCTCTTTTCTGGCTAGCCTTTTTCGTGGGATTTAATTATTGCCTCCTGAAAAGTATGAAAGATACTTTAGTGGTGGTAGGGTCTGACGCGGGTGCGGAAGTTATACCGTTCTTGAAAGTTTGGGGGATAGTGCCTGGAGCCGTTATCGTTACTATGGTGTACGGTTGGTTAAGTAATCGGTGTCCAAGAGACACCGTTTTTTATTCCTTCATAGGTACTTTTCTAGGTTTCTTTTTCTTATTTGCCGTAGTTATTTATCCGATGGGGGATGCTATACACTTGCATTCTGTTGCGGATAAATTACAAGAATTACTGCCACAAGGACTACGTGGGTTTATTGTCATGATTCGCTATTGGAGCTATAGCCTCTACTATGTCATGTCAGAACTATGGAGTTCAGTAATTCTTTCAACCCTCTTTTGGGGGCTAGCTAATGAAGTAACTAGTATCAAGGAAGCGGGACGGTTTTATGCCTTAATTAATACGGGGTTAAATCTATCTTCCGTATTTGCTGGAGAAATTTCCTATTGGATGGGACGGCACACGTTCTTTGTTTGTCCTTTCGTAAAGGATAAGTGGCATGAGGTTATGCTTAATCTCACCATTTTAATCGTTTTAGCTGGATTAAGTATGATCTGGCTTTATAGAAAAGTTCACCTTCTCACAAAACATACCTATAATTTCTCAGCTCATTCATCTTCAGGACCTGTAACAGAAGAGTTGCCTCAAGTTGAAGAGAGTGTAGCTAGTGCAAAGGCTAAGAAAAAGACGAAAGCTAAGGCGAAGAATCTTTTCCTTTATCTTATTCGTTCTCGATACTTGTTAGGTCTTGCGATTATAGTTTTATCGTACAACCTTGTTATTCACTTATTCGAAGTTGTTTGGAAAGATCAAGTTAGCCAAATTTATAGTTCTCACGTTGAATTCAATAGCTATATGAGTAGGATTACCACTTTGATAGGGATTGTTTCCGTTTTGGCTGCTATTTTCCTTACTGGACAAAGTATCCGGAAGTGGGGTTGGACAGTAGGAGCATTGACTACGCCAATAGTTATGTTGGTAACAGGCGTGTTGTTCTTTGGGGCTATATTTGCTGTTAAGCAAGATGTTCTGATTTTTGGTGGTCTTTTCAATACAGCGCCTTTGGTGATAGCTGCGTGGATAGGTGGCATGCAAAACGTATTTTCTCGTGCTGCTAAATTCACATTCTTTGATCAAACTAAGGAAATGGCTTTTGTTCCCTTGCCTAATGATCAGAAGAACTTTGGTAAAGCTGCTATTGACGGTGTTGTATCTCGGATAGGGAAATCAGGAGGCTCATTGATTTATCAGGGGCTTTTGATTATCTTTTCATCTGTTGCAGCAAGTCTCAATGTGATTGCTGTAGTGCTTCTTTTAATTATGGTCGTTTGGATAGCTGTTGTTGCTTTCATAGGAAGAGAGTACAACATTAAAGAAGCTGATGCTGTTGCTGCGAGTTTAGAAGCAGATTCCATAGTGTCAGATGTGGCTATCAGTAAGACTACTGGAGCAAATTCTAATCAAGAAGAAGTGGCTACGCTATAA
- a CDS encoding S49 family peptidase yields MKTFWHFVSKGFLSILGLSLGVVLAFFVTLMLVVSTSGMNDSQFVNMPDAKGEVKDVGKDAPIIAVLEMKDVIASSKHTAKIIQEAITTLDSTPYKGRVKGIIIDMDCPGGEVFEISRVYSIIQFWKQRTQCPVYIFVNGLCASGGYYVACAADKIYSTSSSLIGSIGVLSGPYFNVKEGLSRYGVQSDLLIAGKDKAPMNPYTEWTAKDREIRQEIIDYLYGQFVDIVVTNRPLLTKDKLVSVLGARLYSPEKALEEGYIDVANVTKQQVLQDLVADCKIENNYRVIGLGGDGWLKKVMSSITNSPLITGKIQHELLPSLDNSRNTFYYLDS; encoded by the coding sequence ATGAAAACGTTTTGGCATTTTGTGTCTAAAGGCTTCCTATCAATTCTAGGTTTATCTCTAGGTGTAGTTCTTGCCTTCTTTGTTACTTTAATGTTGGTTGTTTCTACCTCTGGAATGAATGACTCGCAATTTGTGAATATGCCTGACGCTAAGGGAGAGGTCAAAGATGTTGGCAAAGATGCTCCGATTATTGCTGTATTGGAAATGAAGGATGTTATTGCTTCTAGCAAACATACAGCAAAAATAATTCAAGAGGCAATTACAACATTAGATTCCACACCGTACAAAGGCAGAGTGAAGGGCATAATAATTGATATGGACTGCCCTGGAGGAGAGGTGTTCGAAATTTCTCGCGTGTATTCAATAATTCAGTTTTGGAAACAGCGCACTCAATGTCCTGTTTACATTTTTGTAAACGGTCTTTGTGCTTCTGGTGGGTATTATGTTGCTTGTGCTGCGGATAAAATTTATTCTACATCGTCTTCTTTAATAGGGTCTATAGGAGTGCTTTCAGGGCCATATTTTAATGTAAAAGAAGGTTTATCTCGTTATGGTGTCCAAAGCGATTTGCTTATAGCTGGCAAAGATAAGGCCCCTATGAATCCTTATACAGAGTGGACAGCTAAAGATCGTGAAATTCGTCAAGAAATTATAGATTATCTTTATGGTCAATTTGTTGATATTGTGGTAACAAATCGGCCGCTATTAACTAAAGATAAGCTTGTTAGTGTGTTGGGTGCCCGTTTATATTCACCTGAAAAGGCTTTAGAAGAAGGTTACATTGATGTGGCGAACGTAACTAAACAACAAGTGTTACAAGATTTAGTAGCCGATTGCAAAATTGAAAATAACTACCGCGTGATCGGTTTAGGCGGTGATGGCTGGTTGAAAAAAGTTATGTCATCAATAACGAACAGCCCTTTAATCACGGGAAAGATTCAACATGAGTTGCTCCCAAGTTTAGATAATTCCAGAAATACATTTTACTACTTAGATTCGTGA